One stretch of Nerophis ophidion isolate RoL-2023_Sa unplaced genomic scaffold, RoL_Noph_v1.0 HiC_scaffold_115, whole genome shotgun sequence DNA includes these proteins:
- the LOC133547469 gene encoding major histocompatibility complex class I-related gene protein-like isoform X1 gives MMNLLCFFLLVVQTHSVTPVIHTLQYFTTACSQVPNFPEYVEVGYVDEVEVSYYDSNIRKAESKQDWMNKITAENPNYWKIETENNVVGEHVYKVNIETAMKRFNQTGGVHTVQEMTGCEWNDETDEVKGWRQYSYDGEDFISLDMKTWTWTAAKQQAFPTKLKWDQDTHELDYLKYYYTELCPSYLKKYVEYGKKVLMRTELPKVFLLQKTPSSPVTCMATGFYPDRADLFWRKDGEQIFEDVEHGELLPNHDGTFQLSVELKVEVTAEVEGKYECVFQLSGVKEDLVTKLERRSILSNASPEGNVSVTATLAVLAVVLLLAAPTPIIIFIIKRRPSRQAQYHAAGGCNNNANTQQFHSIYAKLAVHCGIEASKTGYATTKILPMVEDSEDSIPGAFKVVPRLATLEIHYFLNNTRPIIYSIFAQKISIRPILPIPAWILLGIGSE, from the exons ATGATGAACTTGCTTTGCTTCTTCCTCCTAGTTGTACAAACAcacagcgtgacgcctg tgattcacacgctgcagtatttcACCACCGCATgctctcaagttccaaacttcccagagtaTGTGGAGGTTGGTTATGTTGATGAAGTTGAGGTGAGTTACTATGACAGCAACATCAGGAAAGCAGAATccaaacaggactggatgaacaaaatcacagcagagAATCCAAACTACTGGAAGATAGAAACAGAGAACAATGTTGTTGGTGAACATGTCTACAAAGTCAACATTGAAACAGCCATgaagcgtttcaaccaaactggag GTGTTCACACTGTCCAGGAGATGACaggatgtgaatggaatgatgagactgatgaagttaaaggttggAGGCAGTACagttatgatggagaagatttcatatcgttggacatgaagacatggacatggactgcagcaaaacaacaagctttccccaCCAAACTCAAGTGGGACCAGGACACACATGAACTAGACTACCTTAAGTATTATTACACTGAGCtatgtccttcttacttgaagaagtATGTGGAGTATGGGAAGAaggtcctaatgagaacag AGCTTCCAAAGGTGTTCCTGCTCCAGAAGACGCCATCCTCTCCGGTCACctgcatggcgacaggtttctaccccgaccGAGCCGActtgttttggaggaaagacggcgagcagatcttcgaggacgtggagcacggagagctgctccccaaccacgacggaaccttccagtTGTCGGTGGagctgaaagtggaggtgacggccgaggtggagggcaagtacgaatgtgtgttcCAGCTGTCTGGCGTGAAGGAGGAcctggtcaccaagctggagagaagaagcatcctgagcaacgcaagccctgaag GCAACGTGAGCGTCACTGCCACGCTGGCGGTCCTCGCTGTGGTGCTCCTCCTGGCGGCCCCCACccccatcatcatcttcatcatcaagcGTCGCCCAAGCAGACAAG cccaaTACCATGcagctg GAGGCTGCAACAACAATGCCAACACACAGCAATTCCACTCAATCTACGCCAAGCTGGCTGTACACTGTGGCATTGAAGCCAGCAAAACTGGATATGCCACAACTAAGATCCTCCCTATGGTGGAGGACTCGGAGGACAGCATTCCAGGTGCCTTTAAGGTGGTGCCAAGATTAGCAACACTTGAAATACACTACTTTTTAAACAATACCAGACCCATAATTTACAGTATATTTGCGCAAAAAATCAGTATCAGACCCATATTGCCGATACCGGCCTGGATTTTACTTGGTATCGGTTCTGaataa
- the LOC133547469 gene encoding H-2 class I histocompatibility antigen, K-B alpha chain-like isoform X4, with product MMNLLCFFLLVVQTHSVTPVIHTLQYFTTACSQVPNFPEYVEVGYVDEVEVSYYDSNIRKAESKQDWMNKITAENPNYWKIETENNVVGEHVYKVNIETAMKRFNQTGGVHTVQEMTGCEWNDETDEVKGWRQYSYDGEDFISLDMKTWTWTAAKQQAFPTKLKWDQDTHELDYLKYYYTELCPSYLKKYVEYGKKVLMRTGGCNNNANTQQFHSIYAKLAVHCGIEASKTGYATTKILPMVEDSEDSIPGAFKVVPRLATLEIHYFLNNTRPIIYSIFAQKISIRPILPIPAWILLGIGSE from the exons ATGATGAACTTGCTTTGCTTCTTCCTCCTAGTTGTACAAACAcacagcgtgacgcctg tgattcacacgctgcagtatttcACCACCGCATgctctcaagttccaaacttcccagagtaTGTGGAGGTTGGTTATGTTGATGAAGTTGAGGTGAGTTACTATGACAGCAACATCAGGAAAGCAGAATccaaacaggactggatgaacaaaatcacagcagagAATCCAAACTACTGGAAGATAGAAACAGAGAACAATGTTGTTGGTGAACATGTCTACAAAGTCAACATTGAAACAGCCATgaagcgtttcaaccaaactggag GTGTTCACACTGTCCAGGAGATGACaggatgtgaatggaatgatgagactgatgaagttaaaggttggAGGCAGTACagttatgatggagaagatttcatatcgttggacatgaagacatggacatggactgcagcaaaacaacaagctttccccaCCAAACTCAAGTGGGACCAGGACACACATGAACTAGACTACCTTAAGTATTATTACACTGAGCtatgtccttcttacttgaagaagtATGTGGAGTATGGGAAGAaggtcctaatgagaacag GAGGCTGCAACAACAATGCCAACACACAGCAATTCCACTCAATCTACGCCAAGCTGGCTGTACACTGTGGCATTGAAGCCAGCAAAACTGGATATGCCACAACTAAGATCCTCCCTATGGTGGAGGACTCGGAGGACAGCATTCCAGGTGCCTTTAAGGTGGTGCCAAGATTAGCAACACTTGAAATACACTACTTTTTAAACAATACCAGACCCATAATTTACAGTATATTTGCGCAAAAAATCAGTATCAGACCCATATTGCCGATACCGGCCTGGATTTTACTTGGTATCGGTTCTGaataa
- the LOC133547469 gene encoding major histocompatibility complex class I-related gene protein-like isoform X3: MMNLLCFFLLVVQTHSVTPVIHTLQYFTTACSQVPNFPEYVEVGYVDEVEVSYYDSNIRKAESKQDWMNKITAENPNYWKIETENNVVGEHVYKVNIETAMKRFNQTGGVHTVQEMTGCEWNDETDEVKGWRQYSYDGEDFISLDMKTWTWTAAKQQAFPTKLKWDQDTHELDYLKYYYTELCPSYLKKYVEYGKKVLMRTELPKVFLLQKTPSSPVTCMATGFYPDRADLFWRKDGEQIFEDVEHGELLPNHDGTFQLSVELKVEVTAEVEGKYECVFQLSGVKEDLVTKLERRSILSNASPEGNVSVTATLAVLAVVLLLAAPTPIIIFIIKRRPSRQAQYHAAGCFVHWNTERCLHR; encoded by the exons ATGATGAACTTGCTTTGCTTCTTCCTCCTAGTTGTACAAACAcacagcgtgacgcctg tgattcacacgctgcagtatttcACCACCGCATgctctcaagttccaaacttcccagagtaTGTGGAGGTTGGTTATGTTGATGAAGTTGAGGTGAGTTACTATGACAGCAACATCAGGAAAGCAGAATccaaacaggactggatgaacaaaatcacagcagagAATCCAAACTACTGGAAGATAGAAACAGAGAACAATGTTGTTGGTGAACATGTCTACAAAGTCAACATTGAAACAGCCATgaagcgtttcaaccaaactggag GTGTTCACACTGTCCAGGAGATGACaggatgtgaatggaatgatgagactgatgaagttaaaggttggAGGCAGTACagttatgatggagaagatttcatatcgttggacatgaagacatggacatggactgcagcaaaacaacaagctttccccaCCAAACTCAAGTGGGACCAGGACACACATGAACTAGACTACCTTAAGTATTATTACACTGAGCtatgtccttcttacttgaagaagtATGTGGAGTATGGGAAGAaggtcctaatgagaacag AGCTTCCAAAGGTGTTCCTGCTCCAGAAGACGCCATCCTCTCCGGTCACctgcatggcgacaggtttctaccccgaccGAGCCGActtgttttggaggaaagacggcgagcagatcttcgaggacgtggagcacggagagctgctccccaaccacgacggaaccttccagtTGTCGGTGGagctgaaagtggaggtgacggccgaggtggagggcaagtacgaatgtgtgttcCAGCTGTCTGGCGTGAAGGAGGAcctggtcaccaagctggagagaagaagcatcctgagcaacgcaagccctgaag GCAACGTGAGCGTCACTGCCACGCTGGCGGTCCTCGCTGTGGTGCTCCTCCTGGCGGCCCCCACccccatcatcatcttcatcatcaagcGTCGCCCAAGCAGACAAG cccaaTACCATGcagctg gatgctttgtgcactggaacacagagagatgtctccatcgctga
- the LOC133547469 gene encoding major histocompatibility complex class I-related gene protein-like isoform X2: MMNLLCFFLLVVQTHSVTPVIHTLQYFTTACSQVPNFPEYVEVGYVDEVEVSYYDSNIRKAESKQDWMNKITAENPNYWKIETENNVVGEHVYKVNIETAMKRFNQTGGVHTVQEMTGCEWNDETDEVKGWRQYSYDGEDFISLDMKTWTWTAAKQQAFPTKLKWDQDTHELDYLKYYYTELCPSYLKKYVEYGKKVLMRTELPKVFLLQKTPSSPVTCMATGFYPDRADLFWRKDGEQIFEDVEHGELLPNHDGTFQLSVELKVEVTAEVEGKYECVFQLSGVKEDLVTKLERRSILSNASPEGNVSVTATLAVLAVVLLLAAPTPIIIFIIKRRPSRQAQYHAAAGDGGNQLSERREG, translated from the exons ATGATGAACTTGCTTTGCTTCTTCCTCCTAGTTGTACAAACAcacagcgtgacgcctg tgattcacacgctgcagtatttcACCACCGCATgctctcaagttccaaacttcccagagtaTGTGGAGGTTGGTTATGTTGATGAAGTTGAGGTGAGTTACTATGACAGCAACATCAGGAAAGCAGAATccaaacaggactggatgaacaaaatcacagcagagAATCCAAACTACTGGAAGATAGAAACAGAGAACAATGTTGTTGGTGAACATGTCTACAAAGTCAACATTGAAACAGCCATgaagcgtttcaaccaaactggag GTGTTCACACTGTCCAGGAGATGACaggatgtgaatggaatgatgagactgatgaagttaaaggttggAGGCAGTACagttatgatggagaagatttcatatcgttggacatgaagacatggacatggactgcagcaaaacaacaagctttccccaCCAAACTCAAGTGGGACCAGGACACACATGAACTAGACTACCTTAAGTATTATTACACTGAGCtatgtccttcttacttgaagaagtATGTGGAGTATGGGAAGAaggtcctaatgagaacag AGCTTCCAAAGGTGTTCCTGCTCCAGAAGACGCCATCCTCTCCGGTCACctgcatggcgacaggtttctaccccgaccGAGCCGActtgttttggaggaaagacggcgagcagatcttcgaggacgtggagcacggagagctgctccccaaccacgacggaaccttccagtTGTCGGTGGagctgaaagtggaggtgacggccgaggtggagggcaagtacgaatgtgtgttcCAGCTGTCTGGCGTGAAGGAGGAcctggtcaccaagctggagagaagaagcatcctgagcaacgcaagccctgaag GCAACGTGAGCGTCACTGCCACGCTGGCGGTCCTCGCTGTGGTGCTCCTCCTGGCGGCCCCCACccccatcatcatcttcatcatcaagcGTCGCCCAAGCAGACAAG cccaaTACCATGcagctg CTGGTGACGGTGGTAACCAGCTCTCAGAGAGACGTGAAGGCTGA